The following coding sequences lie in one Flavobacterium sp. 20NA77.7 genomic window:
- the lpdA gene encoding dihydrolipoyl dehydrogenase, giving the protein MKYDIIVLGSGPGGYVTAIRASQLGFKVAVIEKENLGGICLNWGCIPTKALLKSAQVFDYLKHAEEYGLKVANVDKDFNAVIARSRNVAGDMSKGVQFLMKKNKIDVIDGFGKIKTGKKVDVTGADGKVTEYTADNIIIATGARSRELPNLPQDGKKVIGYRQAMTLAEQPKKLIVVGSGAIGVEFAHFYNAMGTEVTIVEFMPTIVPVEDEDISKQFERSLKKAGINIMTNASVEKVDTSGKGVKATVKTAKGEEIIEADVLLSAVGIKSNIENIGLEEVGIATDRDKILVNSFYQTNVPGYYAIGDVVPGQALAHVASAEGILCVEKIAGLHVEPLDYGNIPGCTYATPEIASVGLTEKAAKEKGYELKIGKFPFSASGKAKASGTPDGFVKVIFDAKYGEWLGCHMIGAGVTDMIAEAVVARKLETTGHEILKAVHPHPTMSEAVMEAVAAAYDEVIHI; this is encoded by the coding sequence ATGAAATACGACATTATCGTTTTAGGAAGTGGACCAGGTGGCTATGTAACTGCCATTCGTGCTTCACAATTAGGATTTAAAGTAGCTGTTATCGAAAAAGAAAATTTAGGTGGTATATGCTTAAATTGGGGATGTATTCCAACAAAAGCTTTACTAAAATCGGCACAAGTTTTTGATTATCTAAAACATGCAGAAGAGTATGGCCTAAAAGTAGCTAATGTTGATAAAGATTTTAATGCGGTTATTGCACGCTCAAGAAATGTTGCAGGAGACATGAGTAAAGGGGTTCAATTTTTAATGAAGAAAAATAAAATTGATGTTATTGATGGTTTTGGAAAAATAAAAACGGGCAAAAAAGTAGATGTAACTGGTGCCGATGGAAAAGTTACTGAATACACGGCAGATAATATAATTATTGCTACTGGAGCACGTTCTAGAGAATTACCAAATTTACCTCAAGACGGTAAAAAAGTTATTGGATACCGCCAAGCTATGACTTTAGCGGAGCAACCTAAAAAATTAATCGTTGTAGGTTCTGGTGCTATTGGTGTTGAATTTGCACATTTTTATAACGCTATGGGAACAGAAGTAACTATAGTTGAATTTATGCCAACTATTGTTCCTGTTGAAGATGAAGATATTTCAAAACAATTTGAGCGTTCATTGAAAAAAGCGGGAATCAACATCATGACTAATGCATCTGTTGAAAAAGTAGACACTTCGGGTAAAGGAGTAAAAGCAACTGTTAAAACAGCTAAAGGTGAAGAAATTATCGAAGCGGATGTTTTACTATCAGCTGTTGGTATCAAATCAAATATTGAAAACATAGGTCTAGAAGAAGTAGGAATCGCAACTGATAGAGATAAAATTTTAGTCAATTCATTTTACCAAACAAACGTACCTGGTTATTATGCTATTGGTGATGTAGTTCCAGGACAAGCGTTAGCGCACGTTGCTTCGGCTGAAGGTATTTTATGTGTAGAAAAAATTGCAGGTTTACACGTTGAACCTTTAGATTATGGAAATATTCCTGGTTGTACCTATGCAACACCTGAAATTGCATCGGTAGGATTAACTGAAAAAGCGGCAAAAGAAAAAGGATACGAATTAAAAATTGGTAAATTTCCATTTTCAGCATCTGGAAAAGCAAAAGCGTCTGGCACACCTGATGGTTTTGTAAAAGTTATTTTTGATGCTAAATATGGTGAATGGCTTGGCTGTCACATGATTGGTGCTGGTGTTACAGATATGATTGCAGAAGCAGTTGTAGCACGTAAATTAGAAACTACAGGT
- a CDS encoding metallophosphoesterase family protein: MKKILLLSDTHSHIDDTILKYVKLADEVWHAGDIGDLIVTDTIKKYKTLRAVYGNIDNHEARLEFPLHNRFFCEGVEVWITHIGGYPGKYSAAVQTEITKNPPKLFICGHSHILKVQFDKKLNLLHMNPGAAGIHGFHQIRTMLRFEIDGKKIQNLEVVEIGKR; encoded by the coding sequence ATGAAAAAAATATTGCTTCTGTCAGATACACACAGTCATATTGACGATACGATTTTAAAATATGTAAAATTAGCTGATGAAGTATGGCATGCCGGAGATATTGGCGATTTAATTGTAACTGATACTATTAAAAAATATAAAACTTTACGAGCCGTTTATGGGAATATTGATAATCATGAAGCGCGTTTAGAATTTCCATTGCACAATCGATTTTTTTGTGAAGGAGTAGAGGTGTGGATTACTCATATAGGTGGTTACCCAGGAAAATATAGTGCTGCAGTCCAAACTGAAATCACTAAAAATCCGCCTAAACTATTTATTTGTGGACATTCTCATATTTTAAAAGTACAATTTGATAAAAAATTAAATTTATTACATATGAATCCTGGTGCTGCTGGAATTCATGGTTTTCATCAAATACGAACCATGTTGCGTTTTGAAATTGATGGGAAAAAAATTCAAAATTTAGAAGTTGTTGAAATAGGGAAGAGGTAA
- the truA gene encoding tRNA pseudouridine(38-40) synthase TruA → MRYFIEFAYNGKNYFGFQIQPDAISVQEILNTALHTLLRESIEIVGAGRTDSGVHATQMFAHFDSSIIPDKKQFIHRLNSFLPKDIVIYNMHEVSTTAHARFDATSRTYEYHIHTYKNPFMHEGSWYVHQPLNIQLMNEAAKILLEYEDFECFSKVHTDVKTFICKITEAYWTQEDTKLKFTITADRFLRNMVRAIVGTLINIGLEKITLTDFRKIIESKNRSQAGFSVPAHGLYLVRVNYPYINN, encoded by the coding sequence TTGAGATATTTCATTGAATTTGCCTATAACGGAAAAAATTATTTTGGTTTTCAAATACAACCAGATGCTATATCTGTACAAGAAATTCTCAACACAGCTTTACATACATTACTTCGAGAATCTATAGAAATTGTTGGTGCGGGAAGAACCGACAGCGGCGTACATGCCACACAAATGTTTGCTCATTTTGACAGTTCAATTATTCCCGATAAAAAACAATTTATTCACCGCTTAAATTCATTTTTACCAAAAGACATTGTCATTTATAATATGCATGAAGTTTCAACTACAGCACATGCTCGTTTTGATGCTACATCTAGAACATACGAATACCATATTCACACCTATAAAAATCCTTTTATGCATGAAGGAAGTTGGTATGTACATCAGCCACTAAACATACAATTAATGAATGAAGCGGCTAAAATTTTACTTGAATATGAAGATTTTGAATGTTTTTCAAAAGTACATACCGATGTCAAAACATTTATATGTAAAATTACAGAAGCGTATTGGACACAAGAAGATACAAAACTAAAATTTACCATTACAGCAGATCGTTTTTTAAGAAATATGGTTCGGGCTATAGTAGGAACCTTGATTAATATTGGTTTAGAAAAAATAACACTAACTGATTTTAGAAAAATAATTGAAAGTAAAAACAGAAGTCAAGCTGGGTTTTCAGTTCCTGCTCACGGATTATATTTAGTACGCGTTAACTATCCATATATTAATAACTAA
- the rho gene encoding transcription termination factor Rho, with translation MFDNNTLKEMKLSDLQEIAKVANIQKFKTLKKEALIQQILEVQNAAEVVEKPKKVNSSEKITPKKNIQEETQTDHSSEKKVANEPRKRIKKSEVIQKAAQEEIVFKEDSKPQNTGVISNKIGDDSQISKSEEGEPQERNGGNFKKNPNFKKNNPNQKPNYRDNDFEFDGIIESEGVLEMMPDGYGFLRSSDYNYLASPDDIYLSQSQIRLFGLKTGDTVKGVVRPPKEGEKFFPLVKVLKINGHDPQVVRDRIAFEHLTPLFPDEKLNLADRSKAISTRIIDLFAPIGKGQRAMIVAQPKTGKTMLLKDIANSIAANHPEVYMIVLLIDERPEEVTDMQRSVRAEVIASTFDEPAERHVKVANIVLEKAKRLVECGHDVVILLDSITRLARAYNTVQPASGKVLSGGVDANALQKPKRFFGAARNIENGGSLSIIATALTETGSKMDEVIFEEFKGTGNMELQLDRRIANKRIFPAIDLVSSSTRRDDLLLDEKTIQRMWILRKYLADMNPVESMEFIESRIKGTRNNEEFLISMND, from the coding sequence ATGTTTGATAATAACACGTTAAAAGAGATGAAACTCTCTGATTTGCAAGAAATAGCCAAAGTTGCAAACATTCAAAAATTCAAAACCTTAAAAAAAGAAGCGTTAATTCAACAAATTTTAGAAGTTCAAAATGCAGCTGAAGTAGTTGAAAAACCTAAAAAGGTGAATAGTTCTGAAAAGATAACGCCTAAAAAAAACATACAAGAAGAAACGCAAACAGATCACTCTTCAGAGAAAAAAGTAGCCAATGAGCCTAGAAAGCGCATTAAAAAATCTGAAGTGATTCAAAAAGCAGCTCAGGAAGAAATTGTTTTTAAAGAAGACAGTAAACCTCAAAACACAGGTGTAATTTCCAATAAAATAGGTGATGACAGCCAAATTTCAAAGTCAGAAGAGGGAGAACCACAAGAACGAAATGGGGGTAATTTTAAAAAGAACCCTAATTTTAAAAAGAATAATCCAAATCAAAAACCTAATTATAGAGATAATGACTTTGAGTTTGATGGAATTATTGAAAGTGAAGGTGTTTTAGAAATGATGCCAGACGGATATGGCTTCCTTCGTTCTTCAGATTATAATTATTTAGCTTCTCCGGATGATATTTATTTATCACAATCACAAATTAGATTATTTGGTTTAAAAACAGGTGATACGGTTAAAGGAGTTGTGCGTCCTCCAAAAGAGGGGGAAAAATTCTTTCCTTTGGTAAAAGTTTTAAAAATTAATGGTCATGATCCTCAAGTTGTTCGTGACAGAATTGCTTTTGAACATTTAACACCTTTATTTCCAGATGAAAAATTAAATTTGGCCGATAGGAGTAAAGCTATCTCAACCCGCATAATTGATTTATTTGCACCTATTGGTAAAGGTCAACGCGCTATGATTGTTGCACAACCAAAGACGGGTAAAACGATGTTGCTTAAAGATATTGCAAATTCTATAGCTGCAAACCATCCTGAAGTATATATGATTGTTTTGCTTATTGATGAGCGACCAGAAGAGGTAACCGATATGCAACGTTCAGTTCGAGCAGAAGTAATCGCATCTACTTTTGATGAACCCGCAGAACGACATGTTAAAGTAGCAAATATTGTATTAGAAAAAGCAAAACGTTTAGTTGAATGCGGACATGATGTGGTTATTTTATTAGATTCAATAACTCGTTTAGCAAGAGCTTATAATACAGTGCAACCAGCATCAGGTAAGGTGTTAAGCGGCGGTGTTGATGCGAATGCATTACAAAAACCAAAACGTTTCTTTGGTGCGGCTCGAAATATTGAAAATGGTGGTTCGTTGAGTATTATTGCAACTGCATTAACAGAAACAGGTTCTAAAATGGATGAAGTTATCTTTGAAGAATTCAAAGGTACAGGTAACATGGAATTACAATTAGATAGAAGAATTGCAAATAAACGAATCTTCCCAGCTATTGATTTAGTATCATCAAGCACAAGAAGAGATGATTTATTACTAGATGAAAAAACAATTCAACGCATGTGGATTTTAAGAAAATATTTAGCAGATATGAACCCTGTTGAATCGATGGAATTCATTGAGTCTAGAATTAAAGGTACACGAAATAACGAAGAGTTTTTGATTTCGATGAATGATTAA
- a CDS encoding DUF4293 domain-containing protein — MLQRIQSVYLFISLIVASVLPLFFNLWITTTKKAVFAFDNLVYTSLFGTSALLALISIFSYKNRQNQFVINRLNMILNFILIGLLVYHSLTLSGEATVSEKGIGMFLPIFSIVFLALANKAIKKDEDLVKSVDRIR; from the coding sequence ATGTTACAACGCATTCAATCGGTATATTTATTCATTAGCTTAATCGTAGCAAGTGTATTACCCTTGTTTTTTAATTTATGGATAACAACAACTAAGAAAGCCGTTTTTGCTTTTGATAATTTAGTATATACTAGCCTTTTTGGAACTAGTGCTTTATTAGCTTTAATTAGTATTTTTAGTTATAAAAACAGACAAAATCAATTTGTTATAAACAGATTGAACATGATATTAAACTTTATTTTAATAGGATTGTTAGTATATCATTCACTAACTTTATCCGGAGAGGCAACAGTCTCGGAGAAGGGTATTGGGATGTTTCTTCCAATTTTTTCTATCGTTTTTCTAGCATTGGCAAACAAGGCTATTAAAAAGGACGAAGATCTCGTAAAATCTGTGGATAGAATACGATAA
- a CDS encoding ABC transporter ATP-binding protein — protein sequence MTKKLKKTSSFNKVLQYATPYTSKLFFVGFWALFLAIVAALRPLLLNLTIDNYFISAKKETNSIQQQFESFMHYFFEGNTSKENLELLVVIMFVILLLEVIAQFYFVYMASWLGQDIVKDIREKLFTHLSRFKMKYFDNEPVGKLITRCVSDMENIASIFSQGLFMIVSDVLKMLIVLGFMLIINWKITCIVLLIMPVILLATNIFNRKMKVAFNEVRNEVANLNTFIQERLTGMKIVQLFNREKIELEKFKEINEKHNKAWLKNILYNSIFFPIADIISSITLGLVVYFGALFILNGDTQTSVGQLISFNMYIAMLYNPLRQIADKFNVMQMGIVAADRVFEVMETNVEVQDFGTIQAKKLKGNIQLENVHFSYIAGEEIVKGISLQVEHGKTVAIVGATGAGKSTIINLINRFYEIDSGTISIDEIPVHNYTLSSLRKEIAIVLQDVFLFADTILNNITLFDSSISEEKVQDAAKKIGIHDFIMSLPNGYHYDVKERGVMLSSGQRQLIAFLRAYISNPSILILDEATSSIDSHAEELLQKATQTLTKDRTSIIIAHRLTTIINADKIIVMDKGKIVEQGTHDDLLQISNGFYKKLYDSQFVTEI from the coding sequence ATAACTAAAAAGTTGAAGAAAACATCCTCATTTAATAAAGTATTACAGTATGCTACACCCTACACTAGCAAATTATTTTTTGTTGGATTTTGGGCTTTATTCTTAGCAATAGTTGCGGCATTACGGCCACTTTTATTAAATTTAACCATAGACAATTATTTCATTTCTGCCAAAAAAGAAACAAATAGTATTCAACAACAATTTGAATCTTTTATGCACTACTTTTTTGAAGGAAATACTTCGAAAGAAAATTTAGAATTATTGGTAGTAATCATGTTTGTAATTTTACTGCTCGAAGTAATTGCACAATTTTATTTTGTTTATATGGCGAGTTGGCTTGGACAAGATATAGTGAAAGACATTCGTGAAAAACTTTTTACGCATTTATCGCGCTTCAAAATGAAATATTTTGACAATGAACCTGTTGGAAAACTCATTACACGTTGTGTTTCTGATATGGAAAACATTGCTAGTATTTTTAGTCAAGGGCTGTTCATGATTGTTAGCGATGTTTTAAAAATGCTAATTGTTCTAGGTTTTATGCTCATTATTAATTGGAAAATTACATGCATTGTTCTGCTTATTATGCCCGTTATTTTACTAGCAACAAATATATTTAACAGAAAAATGAAAGTTGCTTTTAACGAAGTAAGAAATGAAGTTGCTAATCTTAATACTTTCATACAAGAGCGATTAACAGGTATGAAAATTGTTCAATTGTTTAACAGAGAAAAAATTGAATTAGAAAAGTTCAAAGAAATTAATGAAAAACACAATAAAGCGTGGTTAAAAAATATTTTATACAATAGTATCTTCTTCCCTATTGCAGATATCATTTCCAGTATTACCTTAGGATTAGTAGTTTATTTTGGCGCCTTGTTTATTTTAAATGGTGATACACAAACAAGTGTAGGGCAATTAATTTCATTTAACATGTACATTGCGATGTTATACAATCCGTTGCGTCAAATTGCAGACAAATTTAATGTCATGCAAATGGGAATTGTAGCCGCAGACAGAGTATTTGAAGTTATGGAAACCAATGTAGAAGTTCAAGATTTTGGCACCATACAAGCAAAAAAATTAAAAGGGAACATTCAGCTAGAAAATGTGCATTTTAGTTACATTGCAGGGGAAGAAATAGTAAAAGGAATTTCACTTCAAGTGGAACATGGTAAAACGGTTGCAATTGTAGGAGCAACTGGAGCAGGAAAATCAACAATTATTAATTTAATTAATCGTTTTTATGAAATTGATAGTGGCACTATAAGTATAGATGAAATTCCTGTACATAACTACACTTTATCTTCTTTACGAAAAGAAATAGCAATTGTATTGCAAGACGTTTTTCTCTTTGCAGACACTATTTTAAATAATATTACACTTTTTGATTCTTCTATATCAGAAGAAAAAGTACAAGACGCAGCAAAAAAAATTGGCATTCATGATTTTATTATGAGCTTACCCAATGGCTATCATTATGATGTAAAAGAACGAGGGGTAATGCTTTCCTCTGGACAACGTCAATTAATTGCTTTTTTACGCGCTTACATAAGCAATCCGAGTATTTTAATTTTAGACGAAGCCACTTCATCTATTGACAGCCATGCAGAAGAATTATTACAGAAAGCTACACAAACGCTAACAAAAGATAGAACATCAATAATTATTGCACACCGCTTAACAACCATCATCAATGCGGATAAAATTATTGTAATGGATAAAGGGAAAATTGTAGAACAAGGCACACATGATGATTTGCTACAAATTTCGAATGGTTTTTATAAAAAATTATATGATTCACAATTTGTTACCGAAATTTAA